One stretch of Pyrenophora tritici-repentis strain M4 chromosome 4, whole genome shotgun sequence DNA includes these proteins:
- a CDS encoding Tymo-45kd-70kd domain containing protein translates to MLQSRKFYLALFGAVAWSSTAADSILSLLEAASFSSTQSSLVNIAAVAGTFDVVSFCCIGLYTVHHVGSIRGALERSGQARNILVSIIVFVSGAALLVTLVLIIMIKSRWAEVTAGPTAAPVYNWDSHVSGQIASWVISCVSQLALYSSPFWNDKAPNVQTVVTSGPRDSVMSEFRSSRPDKLNLEEPTRPLTPPSGAYQRPESMTALPSPTFSTRSSQSLRSFRESLRHVVRPVTSRTTLISQKSFTREAPNSIYSNRQSLETISQSDGFDSWDTSSVSLPARESVLQQTAPYRTTTLEPIPGSRPNSPARALDGPFLSELPEEEDEDLAPPPKMMPDISRPPSPAVSEAHIHPLFRSESPSGLPPPAATPGTSILASPLSTEAIACPSRMFNRMRSNSGRSQATGAPSIRQARSFIRDPGASIRSMSRSPSPPSRAITPPIPDFVLNSSPRSSTSGSRKVSLRHSPNH, encoded by the coding sequence AACATTGCTGCCGTAGCAGGCACATTCGATGTCGTCTCCTTTTGCTGCATTGGTCTCTACACTGTTCATCATGTCGGGAGCATACGAGGGGCCCTGGAGCGGTCAGGCCAGGCAAGAAACATTCTCGTATCCATCATCGTCTTCGTATCTGGCGCCGCATTACTCGTCACCCTCGTATTGATCATTATGATCAAGTCGAGATGGGCAGAGGTCACCGCCGGTCCCACCGCCGCACCTGTTTATAATTGGGACAGCCACGTCTCTGGTCAAATAGCGTCATGGGTCATCTCTTGCGTCAGTCAACTTGCCCTCTACTCTTCGCCATTTTGGAACGACAAGGCGCCAAATGTTCAAACAGTCGTCACATCAGGCCCCCGTGATTCCGTCATGAGCGAGTTTCGATCGTCGCGACCTGACAAACTCAACTTGGAAGAGCCCACCCGACCGTTGACACCGCCATCAGGAGCCTACCAGAGGCCTGAGTCTATGACAGCATTGCCTTCGCCCACCTTTTCCACTCGGTCGTCTCAATCGCTCAGGTCATTTCGCGAGTCGCTACGCCACGTAGTTCGCCCCGTTACATCGCGCACAACCCTGATTAGCCAAAAGTCCTTCACCAGAGAAGCGCCAAACAGCATCTACTCCAACCGACAGTCGCTCGAGACCATTTCTCAATCAGACGGATTCGATAGCTGGGACACTAGCAGCGTCAGCCTTCCAGCACGCGAGTCTGTACTACAACAGACTGCGCCATATCGGACCACCACTCTTGAGCCGATCCCCGGTAGTCGTCCAAACTCGCCTGCTCGGGCGTTGGATGGTCCGTTCCTGTCTGAGCTCCCAGAGGAAGAGGATGAAGACCTAGCACCGCCTCCCAAAATGATGCCCGACATTTCTCGACCACCCAGCCCAGCGGTCAGCGAAGCCCATATCCATCCGCTTTTCAGGTCAGAGAGTCCGTCAGGCCTGCCACCTCCAGCGGCGACTCCTGGCACTAGCATCCTGGCTAGCCCTTTGTCCACCGAAGCTATTGCATGCCCTTCGCGAATGTTCAACCGGATGAGATCAAACAGTGGGAGGAGCCAAGCGACAGGCGCCCCCTCCATTCGTCAAGCTAGAAGTTTCATCCGCGATCCAGGCGCGAGCATTCGTTCCATGTCAAGAAGCCCGTCTCCCCCAAGTCGTGCCATCACACCTCCGATTCCCGACTTTGTGCTCAACTCTTCGCCACGAAGCAGCACGAGCGGCTCCCGAAAAGTCAGCTTGAGGCATTCCCCTAATCACTGA